In one window of Prevotella sp. E13-17 DNA:
- a CDS encoding DUF349 domain-containing protein: MMDSQENILEQGTQEEVMAHEAAVEERKVYTSKKEVLDRVREIAHGEETPQKEEVEYLKTVFYKLHIAERDAQQKAYIDAGGDPATYQVTPDEVEEEFKAEMGVIKERRAELFRQQEAEKEENLKKKLEIIEKIKNMVTSPEEANKSYQDFKALQAEWKEIKSVPADKANELWRSYQLYVEQFYDLLKLNSEAREYDFKKNLELKTHLCEAAEKLADEEDVISAFHQLQKLHQEYRETGPVAKELREDIWQRFKAASTVINKRHQQHFEDIRAREEENLQKKTVLCEKVEAIAAEEKKGSADWERLTQEIIAIQQEWKTIGFAPQKMNVKIFERFRAACDTFFAAKAEHFKALKDTFKENADKKRALIEKAKALQDSTEWRSTSDKLIALQKEWKTIGMVPKKLGDQLWEEFLAACNKFFEARNAAGAGQRNEEHQNLEKKQDIIARLKAAAEEAGDDLQTKVQKLVEEYNAIGHVPYKEKDKLYEEYHAVLDKLYKDLNVSVAKKRLNKFKDNLKQVAERGEAALDNERARLMRQYENLKQDIATYENNLGFLSVSSKKGNSLIDEMNRKVRKLKDDMQLVKDKIKAIDAENKE; the protein is encoded by the coding sequence ATGATGGACTCTCAAGAAAACATCCTCGAACAGGGGACACAGGAAGAAGTAATGGCTCACGAAGCCGCAGTCGAAGAGCGCAAGGTCTATACCTCTAAGAAGGAAGTACTCGACAGGGTGAGGGAAATTGCCCATGGCGAAGAGACTCCCCAAAAAGAAGAGGTGGAATATTTAAAGACCGTGTTCTACAAACTTCACATTGCCGAGCGTGATGCTCAGCAGAAAGCATATATTGATGCTGGAGGCGATCCTGCAACCTATCAGGTAACCCCCGATGAAGTCGAAGAGGAGTTCAAGGCTGAGATGGGCGTCATCAAAGAGCGCCGTGCCGAACTGTTCCGTCAGCAGGAAGCTGAGAAAGAGGAGAACCTGAAGAAGAAACTCGAGATTATTGAGAAGATCAAGAACATGGTGACCTCGCCCGAGGAAGCCAACAAATCATACCAAGACTTCAAGGCTCTTCAGGCAGAGTGGAAGGAAATCAAGAGCGTGCCAGCCGATAAGGCCAACGAGTTGTGGCGCAGCTATCAGCTGTATGTCGAACAGTTCTACGACCTGCTGAAGCTGAACAGCGAAGCCCGCGAATACGACTTCAAGAAGAATCTGGAACTGAAGACACACCTCTGCGAGGCTGCCGAGAAACTGGCTGACGAGGAAGACGTGATCAGTGCTTTCCATCAGCTGCAGAAGCTCCATCAGGAATACCGCGAGACGGGTCCCGTAGCCAAAGAGTTGCGCGAGGACATCTGGCAGCGCTTCAAGGCCGCATCTACCGTTATCAACAAGCGCCATCAGCAGCACTTCGAGGACATTCGTGCCCGCGAGGAAGAGAATCTGCAGAAGAAGACCGTACTCTGCGAGAAAGTAGAGGCCATAGCAGCCGAAGAGAAGAAGGGTAGTGCAGATTGGGAACGACTGACACAGGAGATTATTGCCATTCAGCAGGAATGGAAGACCATAGGCTTTGCCCCGCAAAAGATGAACGTGAAAATCTTCGAGCGCTTCCGAGCCGCTTGCGATACCTTCTTTGCAGCAAAGGCCGAACACTTCAAAGCCCTCAAGGACACGTTCAAAGAGAATGCCGATAAGAAGCGTGCACTCATCGAAAAGGCAAAGGCACTGCAGGACAGCACCGAATGGCGCTCTACCAGCGACAAGCTCATTGCCTTGCAGAAAGAGTGGAAGACCATCGGTATGGTGCCTAAGAAGTTGGGCGATCAGCTGTGGGAGGAGTTCCTTGCAGCCTGCAATAAGTTCTTCGAGGCTCGCAATGCCGCTGGTGCCGGTCAGCGCAATGAGGAACATCAAAACCTGGAGAAGAAGCAGGACATCATTGCTCGCCTAAAGGCAGCAGCCGAAGAGGCTGGCGATGATCTGCAGACAAAGGTGCAGAAACTCGTTGAAGAATACAATGCCATCGGCCATGTTCCCTACAAGGAGAAAGACAAACTGTACGAGGAATACCATGCTGTATTGGACAAGTTGTATAAGGACCTCAACGTGTCTGTAGCCAAGAAGCGTCTCAATAAGTTCAAGGACAACCTCAAGCAGGTGGCTGAGCGTGGTGAGGCTGCACTCGACAACGAGCGTGCTCGCTTGATGCGTCAGTACGAAAACCTGAAGCAGGACATTGCAACCTATGAGAACAACCTGGGCTTCCTCAGTGTCAGCTCAAAGAAGGGCAATTCGCTCATCGACGAGATGAACCGTAAGGTGCGGAAACTCAAGGACGATATGCAGCTCGTAAAGGATAAGATCAAGGCTATCGATGCCGAAAACAAGGAATAG
- a CDS encoding OmpA family protein has protein sequence MMKKRSFIILLLMAFMTTGMQPASAQSVPDDSAVGHWYAGLNGGASFGQATFRSITESTTNVGVQAGVFGGYQFSRLFSLEALATMGGQKQTSLDCDPFWLATDGEFTFAPVLGKQGNYYRDLEAKTQWMRFGLQANFDVLSLLTQPTSKWSVTLSPQVSAVTTRTKHLATAYEHEFDRQWHLGLGGQAALGYRVSKCLGLQLYGGITCLTGDRFDNIPKYCHKSNLIYEGGLKVAFHFGTPHTAPEGAFIVEPQPVVEEKPVVEEKPVAEEAPTAVAEKPQPVAEPAPATEEVAENEKTDVAPSGAEWGVVYFAHNSSCLSKAETAKLDAVAELMKSHPDMTLSIIGYASNMGNSQYNRKLSQRRANSVKRQLVARGIDGARLQPVKGMGIDRKTSKSSKARRVELIINDKK, from the coding sequence ATGATGAAAAAACGATCATTTATTATTCTGCTGCTCATGGCATTCATGACCACAGGAATGCAGCCAGCCTCAGCCCAAAGTGTGCCCGACGATTCTGCCGTCGGACATTGGTATGCCGGGCTCAACGGCGGTGCCTCCTTCGGTCAGGCCACCTTCCGCAGCATCACCGAGAGCACGACCAACGTCGGTGTTCAGGCCGGTGTCTTTGGCGGCTATCAGTTCAGCCGCCTGTTTTCCTTGGAAGCCCTCGCCACGATGGGCGGTCAGAAGCAGACGTCGCTCGACTGCGATCCGTTCTGGCTCGCTACCGACGGCGAGTTCACCTTCGCCCCCGTCCTGGGCAAGCAGGGCAACTACTACCGTGACCTCGAAGCCAAGACCCAGTGGATGCGCTTCGGCCTGCAGGCCAACTTCGACGTGCTGTCGCTGCTGACGCAGCCCACCAGCAAGTGGTCCGTCACCCTTTCCCCGCAAGTGTCGGCCGTGACGACACGCACCAAGCATCTCGCTACGGCCTATGAGCATGAGTTCGACCGCCAGTGGCACCTCGGCTTGGGCGGTCAGGCCGCCTTGGGCTACCGTGTGAGCAAGTGCTTAGGCCTGCAGCTCTACGGCGGCATCACCTGCCTGACGGGCGACCGCTTCGACAACATCCCCAAGTACTGCCATAAGAGCAACCTCATCTACGAGGGCGGCCTGAAGGTGGCATTCCACTTCGGGACCCCCCATACTGCCCCCGAGGGGGCTTTTATAGTGGAGCCGCAGCCGGTGGTTGAGGAGAAACCAGTGGTTGAGGAGAAGCCAGTAGCGGAAGAGGCCCCCACTGCCGTGGCAGAGAAGCCGCAGCCCGTGGCAGAACCCGCTCCCGCAACCGAAGAGGTTGCAGAGAATGAGAAAACTGACGTAGCCCCCTCGGGGGCTGAATGGGGGGTCGTGTACTTCGCCCACAACAGCAGCTGCCTCTCTAAAGCCGAGACGGCCAAGCTCGATGCCGTCGCAGAGCTGATGAAGTCCCACCCCGACATGACCCTGTCCATCATTGGCTATGCTTCCAACATGGGCAACAGTCAGTACAACCGCAAGCTCTCGCAGCGCCGCGCCAACAGTGTGAAGCGTCAGCTCGTTGCAAGGGGTATCGACGGCGCTCGCCTGCAGCCGGTCAAGGGCATGGGCATCGACCGCAAGACTTCCAAGTCCTCCAAGGCCCGCCGTGTAGAACTGATTATCAACGATAAAAAATAA
- a CDS encoding FimB/Mfa2 family fimbrial subunit, with protein MSRSRSFTSIEESADWLQQLPAGEYDILVTADMDEPSGYVLTSSGSAAENLLTPTSVSLKDAALSPRQSWYAVTHVTVREDEITVADFELQRLLPTLTVNVTGVPAGTKVAVAVERVAERVMLTDKDAAGRYGMPMANQTAADFGTLATVADGSAVGMEVRLMPTAAGESRSLLRITTTGADGNVLVSTADCPRMECGKAYVVELDYTKLRPYMRFEAMTINDWTEGWTISGEILNPTNK; from the coding sequence GTGAGCCGTTCCCGCTCGTTCACTTCGATTGAAGAGAGTGCCGACTGGCTGCAGCAGTTGCCCGCCGGCGAATACGACATCCTCGTCACCGCCGACATGGACGAGCCCTCGGGCTATGTCCTCACGTCCAGCGGTTCTGCCGCAGAGAATCTTCTCACGCCCACCAGCGTCTCGCTGAAGGATGCTGCCTTGTCGCCCCGACAGTCATGGTATGCCGTGACCCACGTCACCGTGCGCGAGGATGAGATCACCGTGGCCGACTTCGAACTTCAGCGCCTTCTGCCCACGCTCACCGTCAACGTGACGGGCGTGCCTGCCGGTACGAAGGTTGCCGTGGCCGTAGAGCGCGTGGCCGAGCGCGTCATGCTCACCGATAAGGATGCCGCCGGTCGCTATGGCATGCCCATGGCCAACCAGACAGCGGCAGACTTCGGCACCCTCGCCACCGTGGCAGATGGTTCCGCCGTCGGGATGGAGGTGCGCCTGATGCCTACCGCCGCCGGCGAGTCGCGCTCCCTGCTGCGCATCACCACCACTGGGGCCGATGGCAACGTGCTCGTATCTACAGCCGACTGTCCCCGCATGGAGTGCGGCAAGGCATACGTCGTGGAGCTCGACTACACGAAGCTGCGCCCCTACATGCGCTTCGAGGCCATGACCATCAACGACTGGACAGAGGGCTGGACCATCAGCGGTGAAATTCTGAACCCCACCAATAAATAA
- a CDS encoding fimbrillin family protein, with product MKKLRFIPLAALGLLTAACSSDDATSAEQQAAKNITIEASIGDMTRATTTGNTTVFDAGDGVSIYAWTGSATAVAADKVVDGIVNTLGADGKWTPATPMLWVDMVTPHYFLGIYPARTVTDFTADPYTVDNTDYEKSDLLVARQTSGLTATQNPVSLTFDHAMAKLYVNMNFRNQWDAAPEVTSCEATAAKSCTIDYLAKTVTAGTQAAVALVAKDAAEGYARSFSGLMIPQTGFRTITLTIGDQAYTYTHTEDIPLEAGKYTIVNLIVGRNKIEMGEVSINDWTEGTTLSGGQALQ from the coding sequence ATGAAAAAACTCAGATTCATCCCCCTGGCTGCCCTCGGCCTATTGACCGCAGCGTGCAGCAGCGATGATGCGACTTCTGCCGAGCAGCAAGCCGCCAAGAACATCACCATCGAGGCGAGCATCGGCGACATGACCCGCGCCACCACGACGGGCAACACCACGGTGTTCGACGCCGGCGATGGTGTCAGCATCTACGCTTGGACGGGCTCGGCCACGGCTGTTGCTGCCGACAAGGTGGTAGATGGCATAGTAAATACCCTTGGGGCCGACGGCAAGTGGACACCTGCCACGCCTATGCTCTGGGTCGACATGGTGACACCCCACTATTTCCTCGGTATCTATCCGGCACGTACGGTCACTGACTTCACTGCCGACCCCTACACGGTGGATAACACCGACTATGAGAAGAGCGACCTGCTCGTGGCACGCCAGACAAGCGGACTCACTGCCACGCAGAACCCCGTCTCGCTGACCTTCGACCACGCCATGGCGAAGCTCTACGTCAACATGAACTTCCGCAACCAGTGGGACGCTGCCCCCGAGGTGACTTCCTGCGAGGCCACGGCTGCCAAGAGCTGCACCATCGACTATCTGGCCAAGACCGTCACTGCCGGCACTCAGGCTGCCGTAGCCCTTGTCGCCAAGGATGCTGCCGAGGGCTATGCCCGCAGTTTCAGCGGCCTGATGATTCCGCAGACGGGCTTCCGCACCATCACGCTTACCATCGGTGACCAGGCCTACACCTATACCCACACAGAGGACATCCCTCTGGAGGCAGGCAAATATACCATCGTCAACCTCATCGTGGGCCGCAACAAGATTGAGATGGGCGAGGTGAGCATCAACGACTGGACCGAAGGCACCACCCTCAGCGGCGGACAGGCCCTGCAGTAA
- a CDS encoding fimbrillin family protein → MNFKNIFFAAAAAMALTACSSDDAIETVQQKSQFPEDGVMRFTTNLVDPTIATTRASITGSDVNQNGQQFQVKIVNPTSATYSYFNTVQFDGTEWTPINRMLWQNDQQSITVTAAYKQGKTFSDYDFIVGANLTVAADQSTEAKLKQQDLLTMPTKTIANPSIEETLMQNGKLVINFYHALTKLDVTLDLANEFYKVDPKLNSASDITEFTIKGTNAGYQFNAMQTANENYGTVTVTNATAADILASQCAFTAATDADMHSHATYEAIVVPQQIAAGALTVSFKIGTRSFSWTNTEAITLEQGKHYTLPLTVGHDTVTLNARAFSVRSWEDQPGDNLGTE, encoded by the coding sequence ATGAACTTCAAAAACATTTTCTTCGCAGCCGCAGCAGCCATGGCGCTGACGGCATGCTCCAGCGACGACGCTATCGAGACCGTACAGCAGAAGTCGCAGTTCCCCGAGGACGGCGTGATGCGTTTCACCACCAACCTCGTTGACCCCACTATCGCCACCACCCGCGCCAGCATCACCGGCAGCGACGTGAACCAGAACGGTCAGCAGTTCCAGGTGAAGATTGTCAACCCCACATCAGCCACCTACAGCTACTTCAATACCGTACAGTTTGACGGCACTGAGTGGACACCCATAAACCGTATGCTCTGGCAGAACGACCAGCAGAGCATCACCGTGACTGCCGCCTACAAGCAGGGCAAGACATTCAGCGACTATGACTTCATCGTCGGTGCCAACCTCACCGTGGCTGCCGACCAGAGCACCGAGGCCAAGCTGAAGCAGCAGGACCTGCTGACCATGCCGACTAAGACCATCGCCAACCCCTCTATCGAGGAGACGCTGATGCAGAACGGCAAGCTGGTCATCAACTTCTACCACGCCCTGACCAAGCTCGACGTGACGCTCGACCTGGCCAACGAGTTCTACAAGGTTGACCCGAAGCTGAACAGCGCCTCGGACATCACCGAGTTCACCATCAAGGGCACCAATGCCGGCTACCAGTTCAATGCTATGCAGACTGCCAACGAGAACTACGGCACTGTGACCGTCACCAACGCTACAGCTGCCGACATCCTCGCTTCGCAGTGCGCCTTTACCGCTGCCACCGATGCCGACATGCACAGCCACGCTACCTACGAGGCCATCGTAGTACCGCAGCAGATTGCCGCCGGTGCCCTGACCGTCTCGTTCAAGATTGGCACGCGCTCGTTCTCATGGACCAACACCGAGGCCATCACCCTGGAGCAGGGCAAGCACTACACGCTGCCCCTCACCGTAGGCCATGACACCGTGACCCTCAATGCCCGCGCCTTCAGCGTCCGCTCATGGGAAGACCAACCCGGCGACAACCTCGGAACGGAATGA
- a CDS encoding fimbrillin family protein: MKTTKYLSLAALALMGAFASCQSDDDFTVARPDNAVSVNFSVGSLQGTTRSNAVATDDTQRQFNQGDQISVSTNDQEAVLFQCTSTENQTWTETVPNKFLLWTQPMLTFSAYYPVTTGTSMTTFTVPTDQSSVEKIALADYMTRQQVISRPEGGSDIQMQLERKMARVIVRISDFGSQYRDDQKTVDNVRIYSEASGIAGGNPTGSSTEIQPYAQGSNDGWGWSQNSTFTALVVPGYGDSSARFIQLSDGEGSTLLVKGIPELEAGNSYTFNLVVGKNRIEVASVTVQDWTTGETLAGGQATESSARTLAEATAEDLGKIVGADGKIYDTKDAAEAVAIGNAVAMIAYVGTASDCAHGLAIALADESGLKNYGTAGTVCSGKAAVTGSTWRLPSEKDWQYIFIGCGSSESYSAPTEGMKKSYSGLASKLTTAQGDALQAECYYWSSTESNPGSHAWGVYIYGGGNAEFNAPNESNAFRVRACLAF; the protein is encoded by the coding sequence ATGAAAACAACAAAATATCTTTCCTTGGCAGCCCTCGCCCTCATGGGCGCCTTTGCCAGCTGCCAGAGCGACGACGACTTCACCGTCGCCCGTCCCGACAATGCCGTGAGCGTCAACTTCTCCGTAGGCTCGCTCCAGGGCACCACCCGCAGCAACGCCGTTGCCACCGACGACACGCAGCGCCAGTTCAACCAAGGCGACCAAATCAGCGTCAGCACCAACGACCAGGAGGCCGTCCTCTTCCAGTGCACGTCAACTGAGAACCAGACTTGGACAGAGACCGTGCCCAACAAGTTCCTCCTTTGGACACAGCCCATGCTCACCTTCTCGGCCTACTATCCCGTGACCACCGGCACGTCGATGACCACCTTCACCGTGCCCACTGACCAGAGCAGCGTGGAGAAAATCGCCCTTGCCGACTACATGACGCGCCAGCAGGTGATCTCCCGTCCCGAGGGCGGCAGCGACATCCAGATGCAGTTGGAGCGCAAGATGGCCCGCGTCATCGTACGCATCAGCGACTTCGGCAGCCAGTACCGTGACGACCAGAAGACCGTCGACAACGTCCGCATCTACAGCGAAGCCAGCGGCATTGCCGGCGGCAATCCCACGGGCAGCAGCACCGAAATCCAGCCATACGCACAGGGCAGCAACGATGGGTGGGGCTGGAGTCAGAACTCCACCTTCACCGCCCTCGTAGTGCCTGGCTATGGTGACAGCAGCGCCCGCTTCATCCAGCTGAGCGACGGCGAAGGCAGCACCCTCCTCGTGAAGGGCATCCCCGAACTGGAGGCAGGCAACAGCTACACCTTCAACCTCGTAGTGGGTAAGAACAGAATTGAAGTGGCAAGCGTCACCGTACAGGACTGGACCACCGGCGAGACACTCGCAGGAGGACAGGCTACGGAAAGCAGCGCCCGTACGCTTGCTGAGGCCACTGCCGAGGACTTAGGCAAGATAGTCGGTGCCGACGGCAAAATCTACGACACGAAGGATGCTGCCGAGGCTGTGGCTATAGGAAATGCCGTGGCCATGATTGCCTACGTTGGCACAGCAAGCGACTGCGCCCACGGTCTGGCTATCGCACTGGCCGACGAGAGTGGCTTGAAAAATTATGGGACGGCAGGTACAGTTTGCAGCGGCAAGGCAGCCGTTACAGGTAGCACATGGCGCTTGCCGTCCGAGAAAGATTGGCAGTATATATTCATCGGCTGTGGATCAAGCGAATCATACAGTGCTCCGACAGAAGGTATGAAGAAGAGCTACAGTGGGTTGGCATCTAAGCTCACTACGGCTCAGGGTGATGCCTTGCAGGCTGAATGCTACTACTGGTCGTCTACGGAGAGCAATCCCGGCTCCCACGCCTGGGGCGTGTACATTTATGGCGGCGGCAATGCTGAATTCAACGCCCCCAACGAGAGCAACGCATTCCGAGTTCGTGCCTGCCTCGCTTTTTAA
- a CDS encoding type II toxin-antitoxin system RelE/ParE family toxin, which yields MKIHWHKRAAAQLHQVEEYVLRDFGERIRQEFMDEVEQATHALADMPTMGKIDPLFAHRKQTYRSIIVRRLNKIVYYVKGDALYIAAFWDTRREPKAQARQTK from the coding sequence ATGAAGATTCACTGGCACAAGCGAGCCGCCGCCCAGTTGCATCAAGTAGAGGAATACGTCCTGCGGGATTTTGGCGAGCGCATCCGTCAAGAATTCATGGACGAGGTTGAACAGGCTACGCATGCCTTGGCCGATATGCCCACGATGGGCAAGATAGACCCTCTTTTCGCCCATCGTAAACAAACCTACCGCAGCATCATAGTACGTCGGCTCAACAAAATTGTCTATTATGTCAAAGGCGATGCCCTCTACATTGCCGCTTTCTGGGACACCAGACGTGAGCCAAAGGCACAAGCCAGACAGACAAAGTGA
- a CDS encoding transposase — protein sequence MSRKGREKSGTGIYHVMLRGINRQDIFEDAEDYMSFTKILAAVQDRLEDDLITKTTTCHIYAYCLMPNHVHLLLCEKNWQVGDVMKSIASSYVFYYNKKYGRIGHLFQDRFRSEPCNTPEYFFTLFQYIHQNPVKAGLVKLAQDYPYSSWPNDYLSLGQERVCFTRAAVKRFGLDELAAWVDDPLPENVGCIDMDERKVVADELVRDLLLQKSGTRNIAEFRLLDKERQKEYVREVMLELEAGPRQMSRVSGLSYGIIQHIKSGIR from the coding sequence ATGTCACGGAAAGGTAGAGAAAAGAGCGGAACTGGAATATACCATGTAATGCTAAGGGGCATCAATCGTCAAGATATCTTTGAAGATGCCGAGGATTACATGTCATTCACTAAGATTCTGGCTGCTGTCCAAGACAGGCTGGAAGACGACCTTATAACGAAGACTACGACTTGCCATATCTATGCCTACTGCTTAATGCCCAACCATGTACATCTTCTGCTTTGTGAGAAGAACTGGCAAGTGGGTGATGTCATGAAGTCAATAGCTTCAAGCTACGTGTTTTACTACAACAAGAAATACGGTCGGATAGGCCATCTGTTTCAAGATCGCTTCAGAAGCGAGCCGTGTAATACACCCGAGTATTTCTTTACGCTTTTCCAATACATCCATCAGAATCCCGTCAAGGCAGGACTGGTCAAATTGGCCCAGGACTATCCATATAGTAGTTGGCCGAACGATTACCTCAGTTTGGGACAAGAGAGGGTGTGTTTCACCCGGGCGGCAGTGAAACGCTTCGGGCTAGATGAACTTGCCGCATGGGTAGATGATCCGCTGCCAGAGAATGTAGGATGTATCGATATGGATGAAAGGAAGGTGGTGGCAGATGAACTTGTACGCGATTTACTCCTTCAGAAAAGTGGTACGAGGAACATCGCAGAGTTCAGATTACTCGACAAAGAACGGCAAAAAGAATATGTACGCGAAGTCATGCTTGAACTCGAGGCCGGGCCCAGACAGATGTCACGCGTCTCCGGATTATCCTACGGAATTATTCAGCATATCAAATCAGGAATCAGGTGA
- the rsfS gene encoding ribosome silencing factor yields MEQTSKLVQTIVEGIQEKKGSGIVIADLSGIDGTICKNFIICQGNSPAQVEAIAESVGDMARKQLGEKPAHVVGLENAQWVAMDYTDVLVHVFLPDVRAYYDLEHLWADAPLTAIPDLD; encoded by the coding sequence ATGGAACAAACATCAAAACTGGTACAGACTATTGTTGAAGGAATACAAGAAAAAAAAGGTAGTGGAATCGTAATTGCCGACTTGAGCGGCATTGACGGCACAATTTGCAAGAACTTTATTATTTGTCAGGGTAACTCGCCTGCGCAGGTAGAGGCGATAGCCGAGTCGGTAGGCGACATGGCGCGCAAGCAACTGGGCGAGAAACCTGCTCATGTGGTGGGCCTTGAGAATGCTCAGTGGGTGGCCATGGACTATACAGACGTGTTGGTGCATGTGTTCTTGCCCGATGTGCGTGCCTACTATGATTTGGAGCATCTGTGGGCAGACGCCCCTCTGACAGCAATACCTGATTTGGATTAA
- the ftsH gene encoding ATP-dependent zinc metalloprotease FtsH → MEQNNNNQPRMPKFNMNWIYLLAIAALLFFYFSGEQGLAQRQSGISEVSYSEFKTLVNKGNASRIVVNKSHNTLRMYVKPDSIRSVLNKTADQVGTDPYLSVEFGSIDRLEQFVDSARAHQSFTGRLSYERDSDGGILGSLISMLLPIMLFIGVWLLFIRFMNRGGGGAMGGGIFSVGKSKAKMYEKGGELGITFKDVAGQAGAKQEIQEIVEFLKNPQKYTDLGGKIPKGALLVGPPGTGKTLLAKAVAGEAGVPFFSMSGSDFVEMFVGVGASRVRDLFQQAKAKSPCIIFIDEIDAVGRARSKNPAMGGNDERENTLNALLTEMDGFGTNSGVIILAATNRVDMLDSALLRAGRFDRQIHVDLPDLSERKEIFMVHLRPLKLDKTVDVDFLARQTPGFSGADIANVCNEAALIAARHNSPSVGKQDFLDAVDRIIGGLEKKTKVMTEAEKRSIAIHEAGHATISWFTEFANPLVKVSIVPRGQALGAAWYLPEERVLQTKEAMLDEMCSLLGGRAAEELFVGHISTGAMNDLERTTKQAYGMVAYAGMSEKLPNLCYYNNAEYQFQRPYSETTAKIMDDEVLKMVNEQYERAKQILTEHAEGHARLAQLLVEREVIFAEDVEKIFGKRPWTSRADELLEAQMREEAEKMAAERTKQLEAKQNAEDSETSEDSENS, encoded by the coding sequence ATGGAACAGAATAACAATAATCAGCCGAGAATGCCCAAGTTCAACATGAACTGGATTTACCTGTTGGCAATAGCGGCATTGCTCTTCTTTTATTTCTCTGGCGAGCAGGGCTTGGCTCAACGACAGAGCGGAATTAGCGAAGTATCATACTCTGAGTTCAAGACATTGGTAAACAAGGGCAATGCCTCGCGTATTGTAGTGAACAAGAGCCACAACACACTGAGGATGTATGTGAAGCCCGACAGTATTCGTTCCGTCCTGAACAAGACGGCCGATCAGGTGGGCACAGACCCATACCTGTCTGTTGAGTTTGGAAGCATAGACCGATTGGAGCAGTTTGTGGACAGCGCCCGTGCTCATCAGTCGTTTACTGGTCGCTTGAGCTATGAGCGCGACAGCGATGGCGGCATCCTTGGCAGTCTCATCAGCATGTTGCTTCCCATCATGTTGTTTATCGGTGTCTGGTTGCTCTTCATCCGTTTCATGAACCGCGGTGGCGGTGGCGCTATGGGTGGCGGCATCTTCTCGGTCGGCAAGTCGAAAGCCAAGATGTATGAGAAGGGCGGCGAGCTGGGCATCACGTTTAAGGACGTGGCCGGTCAGGCTGGTGCCAAACAAGAGATACAGGAAATCGTGGAATTCCTGAAGAATCCTCAGAAATATACCGACCTTGGAGGTAAGATTCCTAAGGGCGCACTCCTTGTGGGACCTCCAGGAACAGGTAAGACCTTGCTGGCAAAAGCCGTTGCCGGCGAAGCTGGCGTGCCATTCTTCTCAATGTCGGGTAGCGACTTCGTGGAGATGTTCGTAGGCGTAGGTGCCAGTCGTGTGCGCGACCTGTTCCAGCAGGCAAAGGCAAAGTCGCCTTGCATCATCTTCATCGACGAGATTGACGCCGTGGGACGTGCCCGCAGCAAGAACCCTGCGATGGGTGGTAACGATGAACGTGAGAACACGTTGAACGCCCTGCTCACCGAGATGGACGGCTTTGGCACCAACAGTGGTGTGATCATCTTGGCAGCCACCAACCGTGTGGATATGCTCGACTCGGCCTTGTTGCGTGCCGGTCGCTTTGACCGTCAGATACATGTAGATCTGCCCGACCTCAGCGAACGAAAGGAAATCTTCATGGTTCACCTGAGACCACTGAAGCTCGACAAGACGGTTGACGTTGATTTCCTGGCCCGTCAGACACCGGGATTCTCTGGTGCTGATATTGCCAACGTATGTAATGAGGCAGCCCTGATAGCCGCTCGCCATAATAGTCCAAGCGTAGGAAAGCAGGACTTCTTGGATGCTGTGGATCGCATCATTGGCGGACTGGAGAAGAAGACCAAGGTGATGACGGAAGCAGAGAAACGCTCTATTGCTATCCATGAGGCTGGTCATGCTACGATTTCCTGGTTTACCGAATTTGCAAACCCACTTGTAAAGGTGAGCATCGTACCCCGTGGACAAGCGCTGGGCGCTGCATGGTATCTGCCCGAGGAGCGCGTGCTGCAGACCAAAGAGGCCATGCTCGACGAAATGTGCTCGCTGTTGGGCGGGCGTGCTGCCGAAGAACTCTTCGTGGGACATATCTCTACGGGCGCCATGAACGACCTGGAGCGCACCACCAAACAGGCCTATGGCATGGTGGCCTATGCCGGAATGAGCGAAAAGTTGCCCAATCTCTGTTACTATAATAACGCAGAATACCAGTTCCAGCGCCCCTACAGCGAGACAACCGCTAAGATTATGGACGACGAGGTGCTGAAGATGGTCAACGAACAGTATGAGCGCGCCAAGCAGATTCTGACGGAACATGCCGAAGGACATGCCCGACTGGCACAACTCCTGGTAGAGCGCGAAGTTATCTTTGCCGAGGATGTGGAGAAGATCTTTGGCAAACGCCCCTGGACTTCGCGTGCTGACGAACTTCTGGAGGCACAGATGCGCGAGGAAGCCGAGAAGATGGCTGCCGAGCGTACCAAGCAGCTTGAAGCAAAGCAGAACGCAGAGGACTCAGAGACCTCGGAGGATTCTGAGAACTCTTAA